The window ACCAGTCACAGGCACCATGCATTCCAAGTCCAATTTTGCCACCTGCCCTTTTTTCGAATGATGTCCATGAAAACTATAGTGCAAACGGGAGAGCATTTGCTGTCGTTGATCTTGCAGTCTCTTATTTTCACTCCTGAGCATCCGCAAGGCCAGCATGATAAGGAGCACCAAGATTAGCCCACCAGCTATAGGAACAGCAATTACAGCTGCCCTGAACCATAACTCTTTCGAAGAGGTCAATTCCTGCACCTTGGTGATGAGATTCCTGCTGCTGTCATGTTGATATCTGCTCCCTTGTCCTGCAAAGGGGAAAGATGGGAAGCTTAGTTCAGTATCAAGAACTGGTTTGTATATAAGCAACTCCATTAAATGCCACACTGACAAGTTTAAGGAGCCACAGCTAGACACTGTACAGTATCTACAGAAAATACTCCTATCAAGTGAAAGAGGAGTTTCTAAGGCTGTTTGGAACATGGAATTTCTTCCCCTGCTAGCTGATTTAACTAGGAATGCCATTGCTTCCTAGAAGCAACGTCAAGTTGGCAAGACAGACCTCTAATATTAATGCAGGCAAAAAAGCTACTCAGCTGAGATGCTCCCCTGCATCCATCCACCCGCTTCTCCCTCTGGTGTCTCTACTTAACACCTAAATCAATCGCAGACACATAAAGTCTCAATTATCACCAGCCTGACAGCCAGAAGACAGATTTCACTGAAGCTTCCTTGCCCTACCTGAAGTCTCGCCCCTGGAAGGAGACAAAACATCATGTAGTCCTCTGTAATTGCACATATCTTCATGACAGCATTCCAACGTGGACATGGTGGTGGTGCCAGAGTGGTTTTGTGCTTGTTTGGCTTGGCAGATATCAGCTGTGTTCGCAATAGAGTCCAAGCAGCCATGAGTAAGTGGGGAATGTGTATTCTGAGGATCAAGCAGTCTGGAGAAGCAGGCGCTAAGCTCAGATTTGCACATATAGCCGGTTGCAACACAGTGTGCAGCATCACAGTAGCATCTGATttcacctaaaaaaaataaaaattgtgcaAGAAAGGTAAGAATTTTGTCCTTTAAGGACACATCACCAGGTACTCCTATTAGCCACAAGCATCACACAACCAAACTCACTGCCAGTTTTGGGGTATTCCTCTAGACCGTAAATCCACAAGAGGAGTTGTTTCCTTCCTATCACTGTACAGTGCCTACCTCGTTGTAATCTTAATCCCTGCAAATGCCTTGGGGCACTTGTTTTAATTACTAGTAGTATAGTCCTTTGAATTAAAGCAAGAACATTTCGCTAAAACAGGGATTGggggagggtgaagggggggggcAAGGAAGGTCACAGTGGCTTTTTTTCCAAGGTAAATAGCTAACAAGACCATTTTATAGCTACTTCTACTAGTGGTCAGCAGTTGCATCAAGccacatttaaaatgaaatcccAGTTTTAAAAGCAATACACACCTTCAGTCCTATAAGGAAGTCACGTGTATGTTTTAAACCATTACTACAGAAACAGCATTCTATTTCTATAGAGGTAGTGCTTCTTTTAACTGGACGTAATCATACAGCAAAAATACTAGGTTTAAATACTTGtgtgacaaatgaaaaaaaaaaatcggaacTGCTGAATTTTTTATTACCTCTCAATACCGTGCCAAAATTTAAAAGGTTTAACTAACACCTTATAAAGCTATTAGCTAGAACCATTACCATCTAAGTCTCCCAGTCAGGAAGGATTTTACTGTGTGAAACTGGGCAACTATTTGTAATTTCTCCAGAAAGAGAAATTCTTTAAGTACCCATTCAAgcaaaaaggggttttttttaatcagtattatAAAAAAGAAGCAGTGCAGGTTATAATTAATCTGTTTGCCAGAGTCAATGTCTCTCAACTCAAATGTAAAGTTATTAAATGGGGTGAAATTGCGAGGCTAAAAGCTCCCCCTTGCCCCTCCCCAATTCTTCATGCAATCTAACATGCGGTCAAAAGGGGAAACACTTAGACTGAAAATCCTCTACCGGCTCTATGAAAAATCTCTCAGGAAACCTCAAAAATTTCTGAAGGAAGCGATAAAAGAGTTCCCTTCATAAAACTCTTCATTTTGTGCTCTCCAAACTGCTCTGGTACGAATTATATGCATCCTGTGCTGTAGGGAAAACTTACTCTTTCTAGGCAAGCTGCAACTCAAACATAATTCAATGTGCCATCGATCCAAGATGTAAGAGGAAGCCGGATTTTGGAGTCATCCTTAGAAGACTGGACTTAAAACTACTTCTAATGTGCCTGGTGTACTTGCCATCGTAGCGGCACCATGGCTTTCAAACTCAACTGAATTGTCAGATGTCCCCTTTCTACAGTTTGCACtccaaaaaaaatcagtctaGAGGCTTCCCTGTTGTCAACCCTTCTTATGATGCTTCCTCCCACCCCATACCTAAGAAGTATTCTGAAAGATGTTAAAAGTCATCCTAACCAAGCTAGTTTCCTCTTTTCAGCCTACCTTAATACTTCCCCCAAAATGCTACTGCGGACTCCAGGCCTTGAAGTTCCCACTGCTCTTTAAGAACTCTGCTTAATAGAAGCCAAATGGAGTGTCTCACTGTCTCCAGTCCAATTCCCTTGGGCTTCTAGACCAAGTAACCTAATTTTTTGTTAATTCACACACACTGTCATCCAGCATGCTATGGAAAAAAAGACTTGATCATTTTCTAAGCATTCTATGTGAGGTCTTCCCCCGgcctctctgaaaaaaaattattttcatcattttctcaGTGTATGAGAGTTAAAAATAAGATGCAAACAAGGAACACCACCAGAGCTGACTGTCCTTTCATGAGTCTCAGCACAGCATGGGAAGAAAGTGAAACAATACACATACTTCCATTTCAACTGTTTGTACAATCCTAGtaaaaaatctacattttattGACTTAAGACAATTTTATAAACAAAATCTGATGGGCTAGTCATCAGGTTAATtcaactgctttttaattaaagccaCATTTTCAGTGAAACAGAATGGACTTTGTATTACTGtattaaaactgtatttctgtcaATTCATAAAGTTTCTTCCTGTGCTATGCAAAAGGCCAGAGAGGCTATTTAGTATTTTGAAACAGTGAACAATGCCCTTCTGTTCCCTCCTCTTTCTTGTTACTGTATGTagctattaaagaaaaatgtctgcttttagTCAAGATGGCTACAGGAGAGACTGCAGGCTTCTCTTGAAGCTTTTGAAGTCAACAGCAGCCAGAAGTCTGTGATCCCCTAATTATATCATTATCAGGCACATAGTTTCAGTATCTGCGACTTCACATCACTCAGTCACTCCCTGTTCTGCCCGCTTTGATGGGGCCAGCAGGCTCCCCCCTGCACGCTGCAAGGGCTGTTATTTAGGGTTAATTACAGCCTcccttccaaaataaataaataccgtCGCACACCGTCACCGCGCTAACTTATCCTGTACTCTCCTCCCCGCAGCACGGCGATTACAGGCCGCCAGAGGGTCGCCGCTGCCCCGGCAGGGCGCTCCCCGGGCGGCTGACAGGACAGGGCtggcccggggccgggccgccgccccCGCTTTGACAACAGCGGGCTCGGACCGAcccacaccggcgcccaggtgggacggGACAGGCGGGAGGGCGCAGCCCcggcggctccccgccgcccgccgacGAGGGCTCAGCGAGGGGCTCCCGCCGCGACCCGCTCCCGCCGGCCTCGCctcgggggcggccgcggcgacGGCCCCGCCGACGCCTGAACGGCTCCCTCGGGCCCGGCTCCCCTCAGACCCACCGCGTCCTGTCTCCCTCAGGCGCCGGGTCCCCTTCCTCAGGAGCGGCTCCCCTCAGGCGCCCCCGGGTCCCCTCAGAGCCTGGCTCCCCTTCCTCAGGAGCGGCTCCCCTCAGGCGCCCCCGGGTCCCCTCAGAGCCTGGCTCCCCTCAGGCGCCCCCGGGTCCCCTCAGAGCCTGGCTCCCCTCAGGCGCCCCCGGGTCCCCTCAGAGCCCGCCGCGGCCTCACCTCTGGTGAGCAGGACGGCCATGGCGCAGAGCTCCAGTTGTAGCCAGATGAAGATGTAGCTGGAATGGCGATCCATTTACCCGCCGGCGCGGCGCCGCTCGCCACAGCCCGCAGCGCAGGCACGGCCGAGACGCCGCCGCCCGCCCACCCCTGCCTCGCCGGAGCGCCGAGGAGCCGCTCGCCCGCGGGCAGAGCCGTTGCGCGGCCACCcctgcggcgggcgggcaggggacGGCCGCCGCTCTCTACCTTCCCCTCACTCCTCCGCCACCGCGGCCCCGTTCCTCAGCGCAGCAGCGAGCGCGGCAGCAGGGACTCTGCGTCCCGGCGGGCGCTGCCTCACTGACACGGCGGCGGTGCCTCCCGCCCCGTAAATACCGCCCGTGCCgagcgctgcccgccccgccccccgccccgcctcgccgcGTCCCATTGGCCGCGCCGCTCGGAGGGGGGTggggccggccccgccccggcggcggcggcgcgctcGGCCCCGCGGCGCGACGGGCGCTCCCGCCCGCGGCgcccccgggcggcggcggtggcgtcTCCGGGCGGGCCATTAACCCCGCTTAATTCAATGATGGGCACTAAGTGCACGGCCCCAGGCTCCTCGGGGCTCTGCCGGGATAGCGCTCGGTGACGGCAGGCAGCGCCCTCGCTCGCCGCCTTAGTTTCGGGgctcgccggggccggggcggggatcCCGCGAAACGATCCCCATCAGAGCGAGCAAATGCAATGGCTGTGGCCGCGGGCTTGGTGGAGCCGTGTTTAATGAGCACACAAACCCCTCGCCTCCTGATGAAAGGCTGAGCCCAAACGAGACGAGGCCGAGCCCTCCCCGccggctcccgctgccccccgcccgcgGCGCTGCCACCGGCCCCGGTTCTGGCAGACCCCGGTTACTGccagcccttcccctgctctTCTGCTCCCGACGCTCGAGGCTGTACCAGGATGCAAAAGCGTTGCAACACCTGGGATGCCAGAAGTCTCGCTGTAGCcgggttggtggggttttttttgccaaggtTATGAGAAGCCGACGTTTGGGCTCGATGCAGCGCAGAGGTGCCAGGGTGGCACCAGGACGCAGCTGCCACCTCCAACCCACCGGGTCCAGGCCATCCTTACAGCCCGGGATGCACCATGTGGCTCGGGGGGCTTCTGCGTCTCCCACGCTGTCCCCCGGGCTCTTCCACGCCGCTGTCACGTCCACGCAGCGACAGCAGgcccgtggggcagagcccttaGCAAATACACCTGACCCTATTCTCCTTCTGACATTTTCTTTCGAAAAACAGCTGTTGGGAATGGAAGCACGAGGTGATATTCCACCACCGGGCTCAGACACAGCTCCTTGTGGGTCATGTTTAGCTTGAACAGTTCTCCTTCACATGTTGGTCCTGAAAACAATGTGCCCCATAGTTAAAATTTCTTTGCTAACttagttttctcctttcttttctcattacATTTTATAAGCCTCGATTTCTGCAGCATTTGAACGCTGTTTCCCATTTATGGgcaaaatgctttaaatatttggGTCCGCAGCCTGTATTAAAGCTGTTGGATGATGTGTAGATAATAAGTTAATAGCAAAACCGacttcagaattttaatttgcaatgttttgtgagtctttaaagacattttcagttCAGGACATAATAAGTTGTGACAGAGACATTCCTCcctgaaagagaaaggaggaaatatGAAATCTGAGATTGAGATAACACCAGTTTACCTTGGCAGAGAGGCACAGACTGGATCTCGAGCTAATTAGTGCTGATGCCATCACACGTTATAATGGTTTTACTGCGAGTCTTGCCATTTGCATATGTATAAGATAGATACACGTGTGCTGCACCGCAGTCTTTACACTTATGTTATACATATTTGCACTCCACCACAAAGTAATTTTCTAATTCTTGTTTCTGTTTAGAAATTACAAAAACAGCGAGATCAGCCAAGCCATATCTCCCACTCTGGCACCAGCTATCAGACGCTCATTTGCAAACATATGAAAATATCATTCATTATAACTTAGAATCATTACAGCAACATGTgcaattctgtttcttctgttcctACCCCTGGTGACAAGCGCATTTAGCAGAGCTCCTTTGTTACATGCGATACCGACAGACTGGAAATGGCTTTTATTCGTGGAGCCACATTACTGCACTAAGTAACTTGAGAGACTCCCTGAATATTATAAACATCCTGGCCGAGGGAGCATGGACAGACTAACCAGAAGGCAATGTGCTCAAGATCAGTTTTGAGCAGCAAATTTCATTGACAGCTGTCAAGTTTGAATTGTGAGTTACGATTTACTGTAAAAAATTGCTATTTCTGTATGCTACAGGCATGCTTGAAGCACCACAAGTGACGGAGGGGCGGCAGAGATCTCTCCCCAGCCTTGGTTCCCCCCAAAGCAACTGCTTTAAAGATCCTCTTGGGAACCTGTGGATCAAGCCAGGGTGTCAGGAGGGTTTGACTGCCTCGCTGTGTCTCCTCGCTCGCTGGTACTCTCTGCTCGGGGAGCTGCCCAAGGATTGCGTGGGGTCCTCTGACAGACCATAgcataaacaaaataattcagcTTCTGCAGCGCTAATTTGCTTTTGTTATAGAGGCAAGAGCAAACAGAGCCAGATtggcctgaaaaaaaaagggacaggAGACAGACCCAGCCCAAAGCAATAACAACAATATGTTCTGCAACCAAAAAGAATGTGTTATAATGACTATGAGGAACCATCAAGGAAAGCATCAGGAGCCCGAAGCCGCATGACGTGCCTCTAGCTGCCATGGGAGAGCAGCCTGGAGCCTCCGCTGGTATGGACTGCACAGCCCCACAGAGCACagggctgctccctcccacctGATACGGGGACGCCGTTTGAAACCAACACGAAAGAAGGACCTGGTTGTAAAATCAGCCGCTGGGCACCTCAGGGAAAGGGACTGTTTTGGGAAGCATCTCACAGGAGCACGTTCCCCTCTGCATCAGCTCAAGATCACATCACAGATGCAAAATTTTATCTTTAAGGAGATGAAATTCCCAACCGAAAGAAAAGATCCATCCAAAGAGGCTTTACAGGCCACTCAAATGCTGGTTTGACTCCTTTACTTCATTTCACAGGCCAATAGCTGCAGTGCCAAGTTTCTGCCAGGAGGACTTAAAAGCCAATGAGCCCTTCTTAAAGACCAATTCAAATGAGCACCCAAGGTCCCGAACTATTCCAGACTTGGGCTTCTCCTATCAGgcaagcagctgctcagcacaGGGCCTGCTTTCCCCTACAATCACTCTGGAGAAAAGGCCCTCTATTTTCCATCAGGAGCATGTGAGCAATGCAGCCATGCAAGAGTCTCCCTCCCAATGTCAGCTGGTGAAATCCCTCCAAAGAATTACCAAACCACATCCACCAGCTTCTCCAGAAGCTCCATGTGCCTGAGAGCCCCAGCACAGGCACGAGAGGGTGACTGGCATGAGGGGTTTAGGTCTTTCCCAGATCAAGGAGGAAAATAAGACAAGCCAAGACAGAGGCCAAGCTGGCAGCACTTCCTGAGTACGTTACTTTGACTGAGAGAAAAGCTCCTTTTTGACTCAGggggcgggagctgggggggaaTCAACCTCATCCCTTTGTATTGCTTCTTTCATatattccctttctcttttccacaCAAATTGACATCAacgcctgtccctgctgctcctgcctacCGCATGTGTGCCATCAGCAGCAGCGTGCCTGCAAAACTGGCAAAACAGTTGAAACTTCGGCCTGCAGGTGCCCCCGATTTAAGCAACTAGCCCTAGAAGAACGGTTTGCAGTGAAAAGTAATTCCTTCATCTGGCAGCTTTGAACATTTTCACGAATTCCTCACCCTTCTATAAACCTGCCTGGCATGCTGGCAACTGGCCACCACTTCCCCCAAATGTTTGGATGTAACCCTTCCCTCTACCTCTAACAACAACCTTGTTAACGCAGTATTCTCTGCCTGTTTGAACCCTCCaccaacctcaaaaaaaaaaaaaatttaggcaAAACAAATGGATAACAACTGCAGATTGGAAATCCACCCAAGTTCACCTCTATAGTCAGGGCATCACAGCAGCCCTGTCCTGGGGAAACCCGCATTCCTCGGGGAGCTGGGGATTTGCATACTGCTGGATTTGCATGAGCATGCTGGCATTTGCCAGTGCTGCCACAGAAGTTGCTGATTTCACTGGGAAGGCAAGGTTAGCACTGCTACACTGCAGCCGTTTCAAATTGGTGTCAAAAGCAATGTTTGGGCACCATATCCATTCTTTTTTGTACCTTGCAATTAGGATTCGGCTGGGAATTTCTCATTTGGAAACGACACGAAGTAAAAAGCATCGGGGCTGTTTAAAGCATCTTTGGAGCAATACTAATCAGAGTAGTATTTTTTGTTCACTGCTCAACACTAGCCAACAAACAACTTTCTTTTCCCAGTTATTTTGTTAGCATTTTGGATATGATACACACAGGCTAATTCTACTGAATTAACTTTATTTATGCTGattattgcctttaaaaaaataattaaggctTAAGCAAGCATAGCTACACTCAACATAAAGCCCAGGGGGCAGGGAACATAATATGACTCTATGCAATTTCTTTGGCTTCCCACTTCTGGGGCTGGCTATGAATTTATTGAATCAAGTAGCCATTTCGAGAGTTAAGACTATGCAGAGCCCAAAGCCTGGCTCCTTCCCCAGCCGCTCCCctgtgacagacaggctgccgaGCAGGTTCCCACAGGTGAATAACTCCCAGGGAGCTTTATTCCCTCGTAACTGGGGCAGTTCAAAGGGGTGGATGGAGGCCTGCACACTACACGCCTGCTCACTTTCAGCGGCAATTAGCATGTCCCCAGTGAAACTCGGTTACCTGCAAACTGGAGGAGGGGAGCTGTGTTCCACTGATGCTCAGTGACACCTATTCACATAAAATGAATAGGAAACAAGGCTAGTGTCTGCTTAGCAGCATCCACCTCTCCATACGCATGTGGTCTATCACCCAGGTGGCACCAGTCTGCATCCCCCACAGATACAGGACATGATAAAGAGACGCTTTTTAAGGGGCCCAGAAAGTGAAGCATTTCCTGCCATGCTCatcagtttactttttttttttttttttcatttaaaactaatCCTCCCTCCCCCAAACGAGCTGCACTCCTACTCCTCCGAATCAATAGGACGATTTGCATTTATCCTCCTGGAGGCATCGCTGCTAGGACCGGGGCCAGAGCGATCCAATCGATGGGGGAAGCTGGAGCAAGgctggaaaagaagcagcagagagattCCCCCAGGGAGAAATGCAAAACACTGGAGAGAGGCAACAATTATTGTAATTGAAGGTAATGAGGCCGAGGcgccagctccagctctgcttaACATCATTCAATACAAAGGGAGACGCGGATGAAGGAGACAGCCCGGGCCCGGCTTGCCCCGCCgcagcccagcccggctccctgcctgcagcccgcatCCAGCCCTGCCCTTTGCCACAGCCTTATCTCCCGGCTCCAGCCTCCTCGGCTGCGGTCCCCCCCCGCCTGCTGCAGCACGGGTGCTCCCGGGCCGGGGCTGTCTCCGCTGCTGATAGCTCAGCAGCCCTGGAGTTGATGCGTCTGGGACGGTCACTCTAGATCTGGCTGGTCTTGGGGTCACGGagtcctcctcttcctttccgtAGGAGACTCGCTATGTCCGTAGCATCTTCAGTGTATTTATCCTCCCTGTGCGCTGAAAGTCACACGCTGAGCACCAAATCACTCGGCGCCGTTGGTCGACGTTTGGTTCTTGGCCAAATGTTATCCTGTCCCGTGGCAGGGGCAACAAATTCAGCCCCAGTCCCTTAATTTTCACCTCTCCTCTGCACACCCCCATttctgccaccccagccccgctcccccgcagcatccccggtGGGGGCTAGGAGAGCTGGGGGGAGCAGGCTGACccggagggaagggagggagggaggctggagaggagctTCTGCTGCCCTGTGGCTTTCC of the Larus michahellis chromosome 2, bLarMic1.1, whole genome shotgun sequence genome contains:
- the BAMBI gene encoding BMP and activin membrane-bound inhibitor homolog; protein product: MDRHSSYIFIWLQLELCAMAVLLTRGEIRCYCDAAHCVATGYMCKSELSACFSRLLDPQNTHSPLTHGCLDSIANTADICQAKQAQNHSGTTTMSTLECCHEDMCNYRGLHDVLSPSRGETSGQGSRYQHDSSRNLITKVQELTSSKELWFRAAVIAVPIAGGLILVLLIMLALRMLRSENKRLQDQRQQMLSRLHYSFHGHHSKKGQVAKLDLECMVPVTGHENCCMTCDKMRHSDLSNDKILSLVHWGMYSGHGKLEFV